The following are encoded together in the Pithys albifrons albifrons isolate INPA30051 chromosome 5, PitAlb_v1, whole genome shotgun sequence genome:
- the ARSJ gene encoding arylsulfatase J has translation MARGPRRPCPGGIGMVAAGLAGLALLSLLTCGYLAWGGGPGDTPRAQQPRPGARRSQPHIIFILADDQGFRDVGYHGSEIRTPTLDRLAAEGVKLENYYVQPMCTPSRSQLITGKYQIHTGLQHSIIRPTQPNCLPLDNVTLPQKLKEVGYSTHMVGKWHLGFYRRECMPTQRGFDSFFGSLLGSGDYYTHFKCDSPGICGYDLYENDNAAWDHDTGIYSTQMYTQKVQHILASHDPGKPIFLYIAYQAVHSPLQAPGRYFEHYRSINNINRRRYAAMLACLDEAINNVTLALKRYGYYENSIIIYSSDNGGQPMAGGSNWPLRGSKGTYWEGGIRAVGFVHSPLLKNKGSVCKELVHITDWFPTLITLAEGQIDEDIQLDGYDIWETISEGRRSPRVDILHNIDPIYTKAKNGSWAAGYGIWNTAIQSAIRVNHWKLLTGNPGYSDWVPPQAFSNAGPNRWHNERVSWSAGKTVWLFNISADPYERVDLSARYPEVVKQLLRRLSQFNRTAVPVRYPPKDPRSNPKLNGGVWGPWFKEDDKKKKSDKSKGVNKQKKKKNKKKASRKKGHLFPCRSRLAGG, from the exons ATGGCCCGCGGGCCGCGCCGCCCCTGCCCGGGCGGGATCGGGATGGTGGCGGCGGGGCTGGCCGGGCTGGCCCTACTCAGCCTCCTCACCTGCGGGTACCTGGCGTGGGGAGGCGGCCCCGGGGACACCCCGCGGGCAcagcagccccggcccggcgccCGCCGCTCGCAGCCGCACATCATCTTCATCCTGGCGGACGATCAGGGCTTCAGGGACGTGGGGTACCACGGCTCCGAGATCCGGACGCCCACGCTGGACAGGTTGGCTGCCGAGGGGGTCAAACTGGAGAACTACTACGTGCAGCCCATGTGCACACCATCCAGGAGCCAGCTGATCACCGGCAA GTACCAGATCCACACGGGCCTCCAGCACTCCATCATCCGGCCGACGCAGCCCAACTGCCTCCCTCTGGATAACGTCACGCTACCTCAGAAGCTGAAGGAGGTCGGGTACTCGACGCACATGGTGGGCAAGTGGCACCTGGGCTTTTACCGCAGGGAGTGCATGCCCACGCAGAGGGGCTTCGACTCCTTCTTCGGCTCCCTGCTGGGCAGCGGCGACTACTACACGCACTTCAAGTGCGACAGCCCCGGCATCTGCGGCTACGACCTGTACGAGAACGACAACGCCGCCTGGGACCACGACACCGGCATCTACTCCACGCAGATGTACACGCAGAAGGTGCAGCACATCTTGGCCTCTCACGACCCCGGGAAACCCATCTTCTTGTACATCGCTTACCAGGCTGTGCATTCGCCTCTGCAGGCGCCGGGCAGGTACTTTGAGCACTATCGGTCCATCAATAACATCAACAGGCGGCGCTACGCGGCCATGCTGGCCTGCCTGGATGAAGCCATAAACAACGTGACCCTCGCCCTAAAGAGGTATGGCTACTATGAGAACAGCATTATCATATACTCCTCGGATAACGGGGGGCAGCCCATGGCCGGAGGGAGCAACTGGCCCCTCCGAGGAAGCAAAGGCACCTACTGGGAAGGAGGGATCCGCGCTGTTGGGTTCGTTCACAGCCCCCTTCTGAAGAACAAGGGCTCTGTGTGCAAGGAGCTGGTGCACATCACGGACTGGTTCCCCACCCTGATCACGCTGGCGGAAGGGCAGATCGACGAGGACATCCAGCTGGACGGGTACGACATCTGGGAGACCATCAGCGAGGGCAGGCGCTCCCCGCGGGTGGACATCCTGCACAACATCGACCCCATCTACACCAAAGCCAAGAACGGGTCCTGGGCCGCCGGCTACGGCATCTGGAACACCGCCATCCAGTCGGCCATCCGGGTGAACCACTGGAAGCTGCTGACGGGGAACCCGGGCTACAGCGACTGGGTGCCCCCCCAGGCCTTCAGCAACGCGGGGCCCAACCGCTGGCACAACGAGCGCGTGTCCTGGTCTGCCGGGAAAACCGTGTGGCTCTTCAACATCTCTGCCGACCCCTACGAGCGCGTGGACCTCTCGGCCAGGTACCCCGAGGTGGTGAAGCAGCTCCTGCGCAGGCTCTCGCAGTTCAACAGGACGGCGGTGCCGGTGCGGTACCCGCCCAAGGACCCTCGCAGCAATCCCAAGCTCAACGGAGGGGTCTGGGGACCCTGGTTTAAGGAGGAtgacaagaaaaagaagtcaGATAAAAGTAAAGGTGTGAAtaagcagaagaagaagaagaacaagaaaaaagccAGTCGGAAAAAGGGGCATTTGTTCCCTTGCCGGTCGCGTCTTGCCGGTGGGTAG